In the genome of Rhinopithecus roxellana isolate Shanxi Qingling chromosome 14, ASM756505v1, whole genome shotgun sequence, the window caggaggtcgaggctgcagtgagccacgatcatgccttcgcacaccagcctgggagatagagatcttgtcccccacccccaaaaaaggcCACTCCCATGGTCTGGCCATAGATCTGCATAATCTACCCACTCCTGCATTCTGCggcctcattttctcatttccaaaCTCCTCTGAGCCTCGCTCCTGCAGGGAGTGTTTTCCAATCCTGCAGGGCTGCCCAAATAGGGCTAGGTGTCCTCTGTCCTCACTCGCCTTCCACGGTTCTCCCGTGCTGCATTTGCAGAATTGCAGTGATCATCTGTTCACGTTTCTTTCTCTCCACCCTACGGTGTGAGTTCCCTGAGAGCAGAGGCATAGCCTGGTCCTGgcacggtgcctggcacacagtacgCACTTGATACATGCGATTGACTTGAACTTCATGTGGTTAGAGGGTGTGTAggtaggtggtggtggtggggaagcCTCACTGTGGTCTCAAAATCTGGAGCTCCTTTGCGTGTTTATCTGGCCTCTGCGATGCAAATCTGGGAGGATCAGTGTTTGCATGGAGAGCAGGAAGTAAGAGCAGGACCGGAGGATGAGGGCAGAGACCGGAGGGGACTGGGTATTTATCTAGCCAAGGGCTCTTGTGATCCAGCCCAGGCCAAAACTGAGACTAGGGTAACTGCAGGTTTCTTCAGGTAAGTGCTTCTTGAATCTTTTCTACCAGAGAAAAGCAGTGGAAGGAGGACAAAGGACGGTTTCACACAGCGCTGACTGCCCCTCACACAGACTTGGGGATCGATCAGCGTCTGGGGCACCAAGAGGCAGTCTGGGGGCTGGATTCACGAGGTAAGGTGTTGAGCAGACGGGATAGGGAGGTGGAGCAGGGGCGCAGGCACCAACACTTGAGAGAGGCACTTCCCCCTTCTTCCCTGGGTGTGTGCAGTGGGGGCTCCAGAAACGCCCCACCCCCGGGAAAGGGGCGAGTGAGGATGGCCCCATCTTTCCAGCCCCCGGCGAGCTCCAGCGTCCGCGAGGACAGGGAGGCCTCTAGCGGCCGGCGTGGGAAGCAGGCAAAGGCCGGCTGCGGAGGGCGGGAGGGCATTTCCTACCCCGGCCTGGGGCCGCGCGCTTTCGCAAAGGAAGTGCCTTCCGGACGCAGGGCGGGGCGGGAAGTGGGGCGGCGACGCGTCCAATGGCAGCTCAGAGGCCGCAAGGGGGCGGGGCGGGCCGAGCCCCGGCGCCGGCCCCACCCAGGCTGCCCCGCAGAGCCAGGCGCCGGAGTCCGCCGCACCCAGGCCAACAAGTTCTGCCGCTGGAGCCTCCACCCCGAGCCTCGCCCCGCTCCCCGCCTCTGCCTTCGGGGCCGCACAAGCCCCGCCCCTGCCGCTCCAGGGCAGAGGCCGCGCCCCCTTCCCTGCCGCATTCCAGGGCTGCCCCTCCCCAGGCCTTCGAATTTTGCTTTCCAGCTAGCAGTATCCCGTTGTGTGTCCAGGCATTTAATTAGTCCTGCCAAAAGGGTacatctccattttgcagaccACATCCCCGAGGCGGGGAGAGGTAGAACAACACAGCCTGGAGGCTCAAATTTGTGCTCTGACGCTGCCCATTCCCACCTTAAGTGTCGAGGGACGGGCAGCCCCTCCAGGTGTGCTGAAGTGGGGGTCCCACGGCAGGTGCAAGGCCCACACCCCACTTGCTTAAGTACCCCGCAATAACCACAGAAACAAGATGGGGGTCTGGCTTTCTCTTTAGTTCTCATTACACTGGGGCTCTGTCAAAGAGAAGGCACTTAAATGGGAGGGCCACCTGATGCAGGCCAACCATATTCGCTCCCCCACCCGCTCTGGGGGAAGGGGGCACAACGACATCGCCATTTGACACCCCCCTTGGCACTGGTATGTGGGTCCCCTTAACCGTTAGACCCCGGGGAGAGCCCAAGGCCTTGACCTCTGGAATCGCCATGTTAGGAGGAGGGGCTTCAGAAACAAGAGTCGGAAGGCAGGATATCCTGGGAGCTGCCCCCAGCCAGCAGGGGGCTCTAGGGGATGGGTTGGCACAGGGGAGGGGGACAGCTTGGTCGGGCTCCCTGGAGATCCCAAACCCCACAAAAAGTCCCACCTCCTACAGATCCCGCAAAGGCACCGGTGAAGTCAAGTGGGCGAGGAGGCACTGATGAGCTGGCGTAGAGACCACCCCACACACATTTAGCTGGTGTGCCTAGCAAAATGCTGGGCACAGAAGGTGCTCAAGACATGCTTTGAATGAACGAACGGAGCAAAGGGATGTGAGGGACAGAGGACAGGGCCTGGGGCCCCTTGGCCCAGCTTGTTCCATtcagaaaatagtttaaaaaatgtaaaaatcctttccctccctccccccaacgTCTGGGCCCAGGAAAGGGGCAAGGGAGGGGTGTCTCTACCCTGACCCCACTCTCCTTCCCCTAAAAAtctatatacacatgtacatatttata includes:
- the LOC115893153 gene encoding uncharacterized protein LOC115893153, yielding MESRKEKQWKEDKGRFHTALTAPHTDLGIDQRLGHQEAVWGLDSRGKVLSRRDREVEQGRRHQHLREALPPSSLGVCSGGSRNAPPPGKGRVRMAPSFQPPASSSVREDREASSGRRGKQAKAGCGGREGISYPGLGPRAFAKEVPSGRRAGREVGRRRVQWQLRGRKGAGRAEPRRRPHPGCPAEPGAGVRRTQANKFCRWSLHPEPRPAPRLCLRGRTSPAPAAPGQRPRPLPCRIPGLPLPRPSNFAFQLAVSRCVSRHLISPAKRVHLHFADHIPEAGRGRTTQPGGSNLCSDAAHSHLKCRGTGSPSRCAEVGVPRQVQGPHPTCLSTPQ